The following proteins are encoded in a genomic region of Dasypus novemcinctus isolate mDasNov1 chromosome 3, mDasNov1.1.hap2, whole genome shotgun sequence:
- the RD3L gene encoding protein RD3-like, translated as MPFFGWMKWQKNASCKPTHYPGSDTVTKILLRELKWHLKERERLIQEIENEQKVKKTGVDYNWLKNCQNPHTTIPATEQRQLEALCSQVQPCQTGTILSRFREVLAENDVLPWEIVYIFKQVLKDFLSGAGGWREALEDSRETNASAHSAIPGEGSKNSDKDEIPTISSYVDKNTNNRFPTFSHRI; from the exons ATGCCATTTTTTGGTTGGATGAAATGGCAAAAAAATGCTTCCTGCAAACCAACACACTATCCTGGCTCTGATACGGTGACAAAAATTCTGCTCCGGGAATTAAAATGGCATCTCAAAGAGCGAGAGAGATTAATACAAGAgattgaaaatgaacaaaaagtgaaaaaaactgGTGTGGATTACAACTGGCTGAAAAACTGCCAGAATCCCCATACAACTATCCCAGCTACTGAACAGAGACAGCTTGAAGCTCTCTGTTCACAAGTTCAACCCTGCCAAACCGGAACTATTCTCAGCAG ATTTCGAGAAGTTCTGGCAGAAAATGATGTCTTACCATGGGAAATCGTCTACATCTTCAAGCAAGTTCTGAAAGACTTCCTGAGCGGGGCGGGAGGGTGGCGAGAGGCTCTGGAGGATTCGCGGGAGACAAACGCTTCTGCCCACTCTGCAATCCCAGGTGAAGGCTCCAAGAACTCAGACAAAGATGAAATCCCCACTATTTCAAGTTATGTagacaaaaacacaaacaacagaTTCCCAACATTCTCACACAGGATATAG